In the genome of Quercus robur chromosome 3, dhQueRobu3.1, whole genome shotgun sequence, one region contains:
- the LOC126719343 gene encoding probable transcription factor At5g28040, which translates to MLSSLVGWIIPSSSSSSSSSSQNDEKEDDNTKNDSISAKPIDNIDESIDDPKIPVGIAVRSTPIVTIALPAAAAAPLGNPPITATTTTTTIIVNSKRQRVENENKNDAWAMQEEKRHVDCSRRLIQRIWTNEDEIELLRGFLEFTTQRGSTNYNVTKEFYDQIRSKLQVEFNKNQLSDKLSKLKRKYKRILEKINPDKEFSFKTAHEQARFEISRKIWGDIVGRIGVEDNMLDEDEPSSSLNDINLVNVKVEDEEVMGDFRPWKRPKSLSSLKINEKHVSNNGTLPNDIENGNNDVASLIEDTVKSLSPLFQELLSNALSPTQLSPDGVSTTNMQSGEAVDEKWKEQKIKELEVYSKRLELVQDQIKATLEELKSMGG; encoded by the coding sequence ACAGCATTTCTGCTAAACCTATCGATAACATTGATGAATCCATTGACGATCCCAAAATTCCAGTTGGAATCGCCGTCCGCTCCACCCCTATAGTCACAATTGCACTTCCTGCCGCCGCGGCCGCCCCTCTAGGCAACCCTCCGAtcacagccaccaccaccaccactaccataaTTGTGAATTCAAAACGACAGCGTGTTGAGAATGAGAACAAGAACGATGCATGGGCCATGCAGGAAGAGAAAAGGCATGTGGACTGTTCTCGGAGACTGATTCAACGGATTTGGACTAACGAGGATGAGATTGAGCTCCTACGAGGCTTCCTTGAGTTCACAACACAGCGTGGCTCCACAAATTACAATGTCACCAAAGAATTCTACGATCAAATCAGGTCCAAACTTCAGGTTGAGTTCAACAAGAACCAGCTCTCTGATAAGCTCAGCAAGTTAAAGAGAAAGTACAAAAGAATTCTTGAAAAAATCAACCCAGACAAAGAGTTTTCTTTCAAGACCGCACATGAACAAGCCAGGTTTGAAATTTCTCGTAAGATCTGGGGTGATATTGTTGGCCGAATTGGCGTTGAAGATAACATGTTGGATGAGGATGAACCGAGTTCTAGCCTTAATGACATTAATCTTGTCAATGTTAAGGTGGAGGATGAGGAAGTTATGGGTGATTTTAGGCCATGGAAGCGACCAAAGTCTCTGTCAAGTTTGAAAATCAATGAGAAGCACGTTTCGAACAATGGTACTTTGCCAAATGACATTGAAAATGGGAATAATGACGTAGCGAGCTTGATTGAGGATACGGTGAAGAGTTTATCACCATTGTTTCAAGAGCTGTTGAGCAATGCATTGAGTCCAACGCAATTGAGTCCTGATGGGGTGTCGACGACGAATATGCAGAGTGGAGAAGCGGTGGATGAGAAGTGGAAGGAGCAAAAGATTAAGGAGTTGGAGGTTTATTCAAAGCGTTTGGAGTTGGTGCAGGATCAGATTAAAGCAACATTGGAGGAATTGAAGTCTATGGGAGGTTGA
- the LOC126719344 gene encoding uncharacterized protein LOC126719344 produces MVPQAFQGLCHILRRDGDLQDTQRATVKEQVGKFLHMLAHNQTTQDQFLRQPDGTQVLLEILQSSRFNPYFKDCIGALNGTHVRVKVSNEDASRYRGKKGYTTQNVLAGYMNRSRLIAPYRGVRYHLKEYVVRPLENAKELFNLRHASLRTVIERVFGVFKKRFPIIASTIEPNYYVDTQNEIILACCMLHSYLMGVDPNESLIAKVDEEVLYSHHERVAPTPREDDERH; encoded by the exons ATGGTTCCACAAGCTTTTCAAGGTTTGTGTCACATTTTGCGGAGAGATGGTGATCTTCAAGACACACAGCGTGCCACGGTTAAAGAGCAAGTTGGCAAGTTTCTTCACATGCTAGCACATAATCAGACAACTC AGGATCAATTCCTTCGACAACCTGATGGAACCCAAGTGCTACTTGAAATACTACAAAGTAGTAGGTTCAacccatattttaag GATTGTATTGGGGCACTTAATGGAACACATGTTCGTGTCAAAGTGTCTAATGAGGATGCATCAAGATATCGGGGTAAGAAGGGTTACACAACACAAAATGTGTTGGCG GGATACATGAATAGAAGTCGTCTGATTGCACCTTATAGGGGAGTGCGTTATCATTTAAAAGAGTACGTTGTTCGTCCCCTTGAAAATGCTAAAGAATTGTTTAATTTACGACATGCGTCATTGCGTACTGTTATTGAAAGAGTATTTGGTGTATTTAAAAAGAGATTTCCTATCATAGCAAGTACTATAGAGCCTAATTATTATGTTGACACacaaaatgaaatcattttagcATGTTGCATGCTTCATAGTTATTTAATGGGTGTTGATCCTAATGAAAGTCTTATTGCTAAAGTTGATGAAGAGGTTTTGTATTCTCATCATGAACGTGTGGCCCCTACTCCAAGAGAAGATGATGAAAGACATTGA